In Ruminiclostridium papyrosolvens DSM 2782, the following proteins share a genomic window:
- a CDS encoding transketolase family protein, whose protein sequence is MNSIPNRQVICDTLIELGGKDKDIVVLTSDSRGSASMTNFAKELPEQFVEVGIAEQNIVGIAAGLAASGKKPYIASPACFLSMRSIEQVKVDVAYSKTNVKLIGISGGLSYGALGMSHHSLQDIAVMRAIPGINIILPADKHETKKMIEALAKNTEPTYIRIGRNPVADVYSSDEYGFEIGKAVTMSEGTDITIIAAGETVKIAMDAAGVLKKKGVSCRVLNMHTIKPLDEAEIIKAAKETGCIITVEEHSIYGGLGAAVSEVVTQNSPVPMKIVGVPDEPAIPGKSEEVFKHYGLTADNISSIALEIIKKK, encoded by the coding sequence ATGAATAGTATTCCAAACAGACAAGTAATATGTGATACCCTCATTGAGTTAGGAGGGAAGGACAAGGATATTGTGGTGCTGACAAGTGATTCCAGAGGTTCAGCGTCCATGACGAACTTTGCAAAGGAACTGCCGGAGCAGTTTGTGGAGGTTGGTATCGCAGAGCAGAATATTGTGGGGATAGCTGCGGGTCTGGCTGCATCAGGTAAAAAACCGTATATTGCTTCACCTGCATGTTTTTTAAGTATGAGGAGTATCGAGCAGGTAAAGGTGGATGTTGCATATTCAAAGACCAATGTTAAGCTGATTGGTATCAGCGGTGGATTAAGCTACGGAGCTCTTGGAATGTCCCATCATTCTTTGCAGGATATCGCAGTAATGAGAGCTATTCCGGGAATAAATATAATTCTTCCTGCAGATAAGCATGAGACTAAAAAAATGATAGAAGCATTGGCCAAAAATACTGAGCCAACCTACATAAGAATAGGTCGAAACCCTGTGGCAGATGTTTACTCATCAGACGAATATGGTTTTGAAATCGGCAAAGCAGTAACCATGTCAGAGGGAACTGATATTACCATAATTGCAGCAGGGGAAACAGTGAAGATAGCCATGGATGCAGCTGGTGTGTTAAAGAAAAAAGGAGTTAGTTGCAGGGTGTTAAACATGCATACCATAAAACCCTTGGATGAGGCAGAAATCATAAAGGCTGCTAAAGAAACCGGCTGTATCATTACGGTGGAAGAACATAGCATTTATGGAGGCCTTGGGGCTGCCGTATCAGAGGTAGTAACACAGAATAGTCCGGTTCCCATGAAAATTGTTGGTGTTCCCGACGAGCCGGCAATTCCCGGTAAATCCGAGGAAGTATTCAAACATTACGGTTTAACTGCTGACAATATCAGTAGTATTGCCTTAGAAATTATAAAGAAAAAATAG
- a CDS encoding transketolase gives MVDINFLEKKATKIRMDLLTMIYEGKTGHTGGALSCTDILTTLYYGVMNVDPANLNWENRDRFILSKGHSVEGYYCILGDKGFFPKEELKTFSQFGSKFIGHPNNKVPGVEMNTGALGHGLSISVGMALAAKMDGRSYRVFTLMGDGEQAEGSVWEAAMSAAHYKLDNLTAIVDRNKLQISGSTEEVMSLDSLEDKWRSFGWEVIQVDGHDYKQLLEVLGNTPKTKGKPTLVMAYTTKGKGVSFMENVAKWHHGVPSREQMDMALSELSARLGGDCDE, from the coding sequence ATGGTTGATATAAATTTTTTAGAAAAAAAGGCTACTAAAATCAGAATGGATTTATTAACAATGATTTATGAAGGGAAAACCGGACATACCGGAGGGGCACTTTCCTGTACGGATATATTGACTACTTTATATTACGGAGTCATGAATGTTGATCCTGCCAATCTAAACTGGGAGAATCGTGACAGGTTTATTCTGAGCAAGGGTCATTCGGTAGAGGGGTATTATTGCATACTGGGAGATAAAGGTTTCTTTCCCAAAGAAGAGCTGAAAACCTTTTCACAGTTCGGCTCTAAATTTATAGGACACCCCAATAATAAGGTTCCGGGTGTTGAAATGAATACAGGTGCATTAGGGCATGGGCTTTCTATTTCTGTAGGTATGGCCCTTGCTGCAAAAATGGACGGGAGAAGCTACAGGGTATTCACACTAATGGGGGATGGAGAGCAAGCGGAAGGGTCTGTTTGGGAAGCGGCCATGTCAGCTGCACATTACAAGCTTGATAATTTGACCGCCATTGTTGACCGAAACAAACTTCAGATTTCCGGGTCTACTGAAGAAGTTATGTCTTTGGACTCTCTGGAGGATAAATGGAGGAGCTTCGGCTGGGAAGTTATTCAGGTGGACGGACACGACTATAAGCAACTTTTGGAGGTACTTGGAAATACTCCCAAAACCAAAGGAAAGCCTACACTTGTTATGGCGTACACAACAAAAGGAAAAGGTGTTTCATTTATGGAAAATGTAGCCAAATGGCATCACGGAGTACCCAGTCGGGAACAAATGGATATGGCATTGAGTGAATTATCTGCCAGATTGGGAGGCGATTGCGATGAATAG
- a CDS encoding L-fucose/L-arabinose isomerase family protein, protein MNNGFKIGFAPTRRFVFSKEDAFKFKNLTRDKIKDYGIEIVDLEGINEEGLLYDNDGDADKIIKRFKAEDVDAVFFPHCNFGTEDTVSRVAKAVGKPVLLWGPRDEAPLEDGFRLRDTQCGLFATGKVLRRFNVPYTYIVNSTLDSTVFDRGLTNFISAANVVKAFRKLRVLQIDTRPSGFWTMICNEGELLERFGIEVYPITLIDIQNATIAIEKENGSELRNVVEFIQSKLDCSEVDEIAIKKVAALKIAMLNFVKDHGCSAVAIQCWNAMQDAMGIMPCLANSLLTDEGIPVACETDIHGAITSVMAQAAAMGRKAPFFADLTVRSTQNENGELLFHCGNFPVSLVADGCRPKFRKHFLFDSHAPGTQESEIQGGDVSIARFDGDHSDYSLFLGKAKGIKGPFSRGSYLWVEVNDWPLWEEKLVKGPYVHHCTGIHADVIPALYEACNYIPGLKPDPVDPTEAQIQSWLRGK, encoded by the coding sequence ATGAATAACGGATTTAAAATTGGGTTTGCTCCAACGAGGAGATTTGTATTCAGTAAGGAAGATGCTTTTAAATTTAAGAACCTGACCAGAGATAAAATTAAAGATTACGGAATTGAAATTGTGGATTTAGAGGGAATTAACGAGGAAGGATTGCTTTACGATAATGATGGGGATGCAGATAAAATCATTAAGCGGTTTAAAGCTGAAGATGTAGATGCGGTATTTTTCCCCCATTGTAATTTCGGGACAGAAGATACAGTCTCACGTGTGGCAAAAGCAGTTGGTAAACCGGTTCTGCTTTGGGGGCCAAGGGACGAAGCTCCATTGGAAGATGGTTTCCGTCTTCGTGATACCCAGTGCGGACTTTTTGCCACGGGAAAAGTATTGAGGAGATTTAATGTACCCTATACATACATCGTAAACAGTACCTTGGATAGTACTGTTTTTGATAGAGGTCTGACAAATTTCATTTCTGCTGCCAATGTTGTAAAAGCTTTTCGAAAACTCAGGGTTTTGCAAATTGACACAAGACCTTCAGGTTTCTGGACCATGATTTGCAACGAAGGAGAATTGCTTGAAAGATTCGGAATTGAGGTTTATCCAATAACACTTATAGATATACAGAATGCCACAATAGCTATAGAAAAGGAAAACGGCTCCGAACTCAGAAATGTTGTGGAATTTATTCAATCTAAGCTTGATTGTAGTGAGGTAGATGAAATTGCCATTAAAAAGGTAGCTGCCTTAAAAATTGCTATGCTCAATTTTGTAAAAGACCATGGCTGCTCCGCAGTTGCCATCCAATGTTGGAATGCAATGCAGGATGCTATGGGAATTATGCCATGTCTTGCTAATTCACTCCTCACAGATGAGGGAATTCCTGTAGCTTGTGAGACAGATATTCACGGAGCAATTACTTCAGTTATGGCACAAGCTGCAGCAATGGGCAGAAAAGCACCCTTCTTTGCAGATTTAACAGTTCGCAGTACACAGAATGAGAATGGAGAACTTCTGTTCCACTGCGGGAATTTCCCTGTATCCTTGGTAGCAGACGGCTGTCGTCCTAAATTCCGTAAGCACTTCCTGTTTGATTCCCATGCACCGGGAACACAGGAGAGTGAGATTCAAGGAGGAGATGTTTCTATTGCCAGATTTGACGGGGATCACAGCGATTATTCTCTGTTTCTTGGAAAAGCAAAAGGAATTAAAGGACCTTTTAGCAGAGGGTCTTATCTATGGGTAGAGGTAAATGACTGGCCATTATGGGAAGAAAAACTTGTCAAAGGGCCATATGTTCACCATTGCACCGGAATACATGCAGATGTAATACCTGCTTTATATGAAGCTTGTAACTATATACCGGGGCTGAAACCAGATCCTGTTGATCCAACTGAGGCACAGATACAGTCGTGGCTTAGAGGTAAGTAA